Within Montipora foliosa isolate CH-2021 chromosome 3, ASM3666993v2, whole genome shotgun sequence, the genomic segment TGGAGGACCGGCTATTCTTCAGTGCTGCACTCGAAGAATCTCCTTCATTTCTCTCCGAGCTGGGTATGTCGCGTCAATTACGCCACGAACAAAAAGAAGCAATCTCAACGCTTGTTCATGGGAGCGATTTATTGGCAGTTCTTCCTACAGGCTTTGGAAAAAGCCTCATCTTTCAGTTGTTGATTCGTGTCCAAGAAATATTGTCGTCGAAACCTGCGTGCGCGATTGTTGTTTGTCCGCTGAAAAGCATCGTTCAAGACCAGCTAATTGAAGCTTCTTCGATGGGATTATCGGTCACATCACTTCCAATTCTCCCAGTCTGCAgcgaatccaaaatggcggcaaaacACTCGAAAGATCGAAAGATGAAAACCACCAAAaccgcctgcactgcaggctaaaTTCCTTGCGAATTCTCGATTTTTCTCCAGATGTGGGCCTATTTTGCGATTGCTATTGACTCCCTTTGAgcttttgtcttaattttgtcGCCATGAGTGGGTATCACTTACTACTTATTCTTTATGTTACCAATCATGGTGAAGCCCTAAAGTGATCAACCATGTACGTGATAGATCTTGTAGATCGAAGTTGGAGAATTTAGAATTTAATTTCAATTCTCTTTTGCCAGGTAGGTCAAGGACAGCTCGTGTTACCTTTAGGTATGTCGCAGAACAAGATGACGAACTTAGTCTAGAAGTCGGAGCCATCATCAGAAATATAAAGGATGTGGATGTTGGATGGTGCCAAGGAGATTTAAATGGGAAGACAGGATTGTTCCCAGAAAACTTTGTAGAGGAAGTTGAAGTTGATATCACTCCATCCCCAGACGTTGACCCTGGCTCAGACTCCGGTAAGAATCGTTACAAATTTAATAACTCCTGTGACTTAAGTTTATAAGCCAGTGGATCAGGGGTAATTTGGTTATGCTTGGGGGTTGTTAATGGTATTTTTAAGGCTTGCTTGTCAAATGCGAATTGCTCGTTGTCGCTTTCGATTCTGTACTGTTGCAgtatacatgtagcttcaaTGTTTTTGTATCAAGAACTAAATTATGCGTGAATGCGCACCAAGGCTTTTTCCAAATGACTTTAATTTGCATATAGTTGTGAGTTTTCACAAGGAATGAATATATAGTTTgaaaagtcagttttgaacgaTTTCCTGATTGCTATATAACTACATGTAATCCGACCCATTGAAATAATTCAAACTACTGATTTGATCTGGAAGTTATCTTGATTGTCCGATCTTGTTAATTTCTAAAAGAATTTGCATTCTCAcgcaatcaatcaatcaataatcttTATTAATACATGATAAATATTTAAAGCGATGCTTCCCTTGTGGGGTCGtgtctaaataattaagtaagaTAACTTAATGAATTAGAAAATAAATAGGATATACACCAGCTAAAATCATATAACTACTTACTACTTACAAGTCTAAAACGATAAAAGCTCAAAATTCTAAAATACAAGGTGGTACTCTGGTATCGACTAGTTATTAACACTAATTATACTTAAAAATCTTCCTCCCTTCTGTTTAATGTTTGAGGGGAGATACAGTCGAAATCTAGGTGTAGCAGAGCCTTTGACCGTCTTGTTGTAATCACGTATTTCTTTACATTGTCTATATCGTCATTAACCCATTGCCTCCTGGGGGCTCCCCACTGacggacagagtaaaatactaagtctggccagtttaggccggtttgggtgtcaaagggctaattttttgctttggttgtttttcttgaagaaAGGACAGTTTTTCTCATAAGATTGGTGTTAGGGGAgtagggctggcgcagtggtgagagcactcggaCTTgatgccatatgtgggttgtttttgttggttctctactctgctccgagaagtTTTTCCCTGTCCTCAAaacccaacatttgatttgatttgttcggatttcagttgatttgtagtctccccaatcaGTAGAAaacttgtgattggctaaataaccttgagacttgcATGAAGTGAATTAATATCATTCTCTATTTAGCTCTGAGCTCTGGCTGTTCCCATACCAACATTCATCCCAAGGGAGTGGGTCATAACAAATAACCAAGGGTCCCCTGGAGACACTGGCCTGGTACTTAAAAGTCAATCACCTTCCTTAAAATTTTGGCCATTCCCAATAGGGTAGTTTTCTGCAACAGTCCAATTCTTTCCCTAATCCCCaattaccgtaaacgtccatgtataagccacatccgtagataagccgcaccccgaatttagaagcgcagattttggaaaaaaatgtcatacaacaaagtttgaagttccagtaccgttctattgctataaaccaacaaggacaaacaatcaaggtttccccataaagttgaaattccttcggtatttgaaacaaaacaaatgagtgcttagtagccaagctttaaatgtggggaggagtctAGGCCAGCGTCTCGGTATCATGACCACGTCTACAAAGATGTACCTGCAATTGgtgaaaaaattcatgcagaacaggagcttgataatgcagtcgacaaatttgccgagaaggtggtcaaggacaacgaaacagtgGGCCATTTACTTCGCGAGTACTGGCGAAtgttgtggtattttatcgcacgtgGTGGAAAGGTATGCGTGGAAATGACTGGCCGAAGACGTCAttgcaaacagctgtgcggaggaatggagattcttTGTAGGTTGGTGTTCACTTGTTCGattaaagcgaaaattaatcgcttgaaagaactcttggagagcaagattcgccgataaacactcgaagacacaaacagTTCCTTTAGGAGCcgccactcattaaaaagtcaatgaacaacagcaacatgctctcagtttcttttatgtttctttactgagatcttaagaagttgtatgaatattaattaggtttagaactccaaacacagatgtatccatggataagccgcacccttgatttatggcttcaattttgtgaaaaaaagtgcggcttatacatggacgtttacagTAGTCCATTGTCCAAGTTTCTTAGTAACACTTCCAAGAGCCCCTACAACAACCGTTATTCCACGTTTTTTACACTCCACATTTTTCTAATCTCCCACATCAAATCCTGATATTTTTCGACTTTTTCAAATTCCTTTTCATGTACTCTACTATTTCCAGGTACATTAATGTCCACAATTATACACTTGTTCTCCTTCTTGCTCACTATGATGATGTCAGGTCCTCTTGCTTAAACAACGTTATCACATTAGGTGTTCATATCCCAAAGTAATACTTCACCATTCTCCACAACACCTTCTGGtacatgttcataccacttttccTTCCTTTCAAGCTGGTGTAACTCACACAACTTCCAATGTACATGACTGCATGTATAATCCTTGCCACATTATTATGTCATCTTTTATGTTCCTTCAGGGCCAAGTTTTTGCACTCACTAATACTAAATATCACGGTCACTCTATCTCTTTTCACTGCACCTTTTACACATGTACACAGCAGAGCACTTctgctaaataaccttgagccttaaataaagtgataattattattattattattgttgttgttattattatcattattattcttattattcttattcttcttattgttattttattattttcattattatcaCTTACAACGAATGGTTTTCATAAAGGCTGAGGAACTTTGTAAAACTCGTTCTGTATTAACATTttaatcaatgatgaaatggcatatgaaatgaatcatatatgaactgcggatatgaaatcaagtgaagctatgatcttcgcagttatgagagctatttttgcaattgcttagagaagcctgaaaaattcaggacttcaacggggtttgaacccgtgacctcgcgattccagtgcgacactctaaccaactgagctatgaagccactgacgttgggagctggtcatttgtgggttctaatggttccgtgaggaatgaatcaatgatgaaatggtatatgaagtgaatcatatatgaactgcggatatgaaatcaagtgaagctatgatctttgcagttatgagagcaatttttgcaattgcttagagaagcctgaaaaattcaggacttcaacagggtttgaacctgtgacctcgcgattccagtgcaacgctctaaccaactgagctatgaagccactgacgttgggaactggtcatttgtgggttctaatggttccgtgaggaatgaatcaatgatgaaatggtgtatgaaatgaatcatatatgaactgcggatatgaaatcaagtgaagctatgatcttcgcagttatgagagcaatttttgcaattgcgtagagaagcctgaaaaattcaggacttcaacggggtttgaacgtcgcaccggaattgcgaggtcacgggttcaaacccgttgaagtcctgaatttttcaggcttctctacgcaattgcaaaaattgctctcataactgcgaagatcatagcttcacttgataacaTTTTAATGTAGGGAATTTGAATAATGCACCAACGAATGTCCAGTCCAAAACTGGCAATTAAGAATTGTGTCCAAAGTTAAAAATGTTATAGAGATCTATCATACTTTGTAtgacaaaaaatgtaatttaggctatTCTTGGTGGAACTGATATAGTTGCACTTAAGTGTGGACTTAGTGGTCCTACATGTAACATTTTTAAGATGCTTGGAAAATCCCAGGGGTAATCCAAGGGGAATTCCGTAGCCCCTTAATACTGTTGCTATAGtgtaaatttttttctttgatagagtgtttctttctttattgAGCAGTGCATTGAATTGTCAAGGTAATTGATAGAATATTGACTGGTACAATTATAATATATACActgcaataataatttattattaaggTGCCAGTATAGGAATGTTGTAATAGCTTTGATATATTAATTATAGAAATAAGTAGTTGACATACTTCTCTGAGTTTGATTTAGGGGATGTTATATTAGAAGGGGCTAATATGTAGAATGGTGTATTTCAAATCTTGaccttaaaaataattattatggtaaTCTCAATTATTTTGATAATGACAGTTGCAGGAAAGAAGGCCAAAGTAACATTTGATTATGAATCGCAAGATCAGAATGAGCTTACTTTAAAATTGGGTGATATTGTCCATGTTCTTGGTGTAGAAGAGCAAGGTTGGTGGAGAGGCCAACTTGGTGGCAAGACAGGAGTCTTTCCTTCCAACTTTGTGGAAATCATCACTGACAACAATGTGGCAAAACCTAAAGACACGCCACTGGATCCAGCTAGAAAGCTTTCAGGTTTGTTACCAAATGACTTAGAATACATGTAGTATTTGGAGtgctgaaattaacaaatcgaaagtggttcagcgttgtctgtactcttatcgacaatgatattcgtcatcacagtggtcaaaatgttgtggactcgcACAACAAATGACTAAAATCAAATACAAAGAAGGAGCAAGCATTGTCTATAACGTTctcacaatatgattggtttatttcccaaaatgagcattcctgattggctattacattgcgtgacaaattgacgcgagcatgacgcgagcagcgttgtctcgACTCTCATCAACAGTGACAAATTATCCAATCAGaatgcgagattacaagcaattgtggtaaaaatccTAATTGGAATAAAGCAAGCCGCTGTCTTCAATCCATGGGTAATGCATATGTACATATGTAAATCACAGGTCAACAGACTGAAGGCACCGCCTTTATATTCTCTGGCCTTAAACAGTTTAATGACACTGTATCGAAGCATTTTCCAGTCACTTTGAGATACTGGAAAACAGCAGGGCTTATTTCTGGTCAGGAAAGAAACGTTTATTATCAAAGTTTTCTCTTGTTATTACAACTGCATCGCTAAATGGACGTTGGGTCCTAGGATATACCAGGGGCTTCCACTGGAGGGCAGCCAGCCAGCCAGTTCCTTGACCGAGTACTGTAATGCTCCCATGGTCAGCGATCCCCAcgacccagccatgagcccccacaccAAGCCAAAGGACCTGGACTAAGCAAAGCTGCTGGAGACAAAGGGGCTCATGGCTCGGGATAGCCAGAGCCTCGAGACCACCAAACCTGAGGCACCCATACTCCTACGACTGCAGCTGCTCCACCAAGCAGCAACATATGACCTATGCATAAGCTAACTGACCAGGCACACTAGCAAGGGATGCCACGGTCCTGTCACTGGACCACTGCCCAAGCTTCTTGATGAAGTGGTCAGGGACACACACCTACCTGAGCTGCTGGAGTTGCTTGCAGAAAGAATGAGCTGACAACAAGTATACCTTATTAGAAGTGTGGTGAAGGCGATCTGCCAAATAAGCAGAAAATGGATCAGAGTATGTTCTGAAACGAGAATACCCGTGCATAAACTAATATAAGTCGTGCAGTCGTCTACTGgagtttcattttaaaaaaattaatcaattttgactgatcacgatcttctctgatccaacgctgtccTAGACTTATCgcccacggtttttgcaaaggttttgaAACCTCCGACTTCGCTAATACTCGTACTTATCAAGACCTTTAAAACGGGAAGAGAGGATAGATTTGCTTTTACTGAGAAGAACCTGACAAAACACGTCAGACCATAACTTAGTGTGCTTAACGTTACAGTAGGAAAGTACGTCAAGGAAAGGTCCAGGATTTCGGATTTTTAAGAACAGCTTACCGTTGTAGACGAACGTTATGTAGATTTTATCCGGAAATCTTACCCAGATTTCAGGAAAgaatatgaaaatgaaaatgagaatGTTGGCCATATGTTTTTCTAAAAGGAAAGCCAAAGTTCAAAGGACGCGTGAACTTTTTATTAAAGGTCAGCTAGAGGAATTCAGCGACAAAAATTTGCAGCAGtgtttgtttctgtttataGTCAGGATTCCAACCTTTGGCAGTGTGTCATTGACCTTTTTCGCAACTTAtttttattagtagtagtagtagtagtcttTATTTCACTGATAAAATACATGTCAAGTGTTATATTGATTATAACTATTAAAAttaatacttaaaaaaaaagcgcGAAATATGCATTAATTACTAATAGCTAAATTGTAATGTAAGTCTGTTCATAAAAGAGCATTTTTAAAACGCTCAGTATTACAAATTGGAAATGTAGGCTTGGCTTGTCTCAGCTTAAGGGTAGCAGGGTTAATGCTAGGAAGGGAGTGatgaggagcaaggatggcacagtcgattagtgcgcggccttggtgcaagaggtcctgagttcgattcccggatctcgcatccttgtttcgactcctttcctttccgtgtagctagtagctttaaatacccgtgaaacggagcactgatggagaggggggagtaaaatgagcgcaccgtcgacctcaggtttgtcagtgattgaaagttactgttacgagttatcgacgttaaataaggtctactttactttacttcactTTATGTAAAGGATGACGTTCCCACTCGCTTAATTTCTTGAAAATACCTTTATCGGACTTTTCTAAGCAATTAATAATGGAAACAGGAGAGGACGTATATCTTCGTTTATGACAACGATCAAGGAGAATTACAATTGATTTCCCAAGTCGTGTCACAGCGGAGAGCATGGACGTTTTGCAGTACACTGCCTTTGAGACAGCAGCCAAGTCATTTCCGAGGTCATCTGCTGGACACTCCCGTACCCAAATAAAGGAAGAAGACCCCTCAACTACATTGACGTCATAGCCAAGGATACCAGACAGGAAATAGAAGATCGTCCCACCATCATGAAGAACAGAGAAGCCTGACGCAGAGCTGTGAGCTCTATCTCGGCTGTGGTTGATgactgattattattattattattattattattattattattattattattattatttaataataataataaaaacaactttattatttactcacataaaattacacaagtatttttatcagctaaaaaaaaaaactattgagttgtttcattaaaaaaggtagaaaacattttcctttaATGTTACTTATAGTAAAACCGTAAAAAACATTACTGTGTTTGTTGCATGAAAACTTCAATCCCTCAGAATCAACATTGATATCACAAAAAACTGAATACGATAATAGGATGTAAGATATTAACTTCAAATATGGAAATCTACCacgaaaaacgataaaaagtaagaaataaagTATCGTCCTCAATGTTTTCAAGGAATATTTGCATGTCCTCTCTCGATGTCAAAGTCAATGTCCGGCAATTCTAGATGGATCCTCCTCTTAGCTCGCGAACCTCTCAAGCATAGTAATGCTGATCTCAGCAACGCAAAAGACACCCTAGCCCTAATCCAGGACATGGTAGTCGCGTAGCTTTCCCCCTTCTTTGTAGCAAGTAATTCAGCAAGCCTACTGTGGTATCGCTTACATTCTGGCGCCATTCCACCTGTCGTACTAAAAACTAATGGCGTGAATGTAGCTTGCTCCACTTGTAGAACTCGGCTAGCGTACTGGCGCTTCTTCTCAGTTTCATGTTGCCTGTAAATCTGGTTTAGATCCATATCCCTGTAAGAGTCTGCATTTGGGTGGCAAATTCTTACATCGAAGAAAGCCGACCTCTGGCTTTCCCAGAATCCCCTTGCTACAATATCCAGTCGCGCGTCTGGTGCGGTGTTGGCCCCCCTATTCAGCTCTTCTCCTGTGATGTcttgtaaaactggttcagtttCAACGCCATTGCACACCATGCGAAGCATTTCCGCCTGCAGATCCCTTAGTTCATTATGGCGTTGGATGACAAA encodes:
- the LOC137996652 gene encoding SH3 domain-containing kinase-binding protein 1-like, which codes for MEDRLFFSAALEESPSFLSELGRSRTARVTFRYVAEQDDELSLEVGAIIRNIKDVDVGWCQGDLNGKTGLFPENFVEEVEVDITPSPDVDPGSDSVAGKKAKVTFDYESQDQNELTLKLGDIVHVLGVEEQGWWRGQLGGKTGVFPSNFVEIITDNNVAKPKDTPLDPARKLSGLH